A single Tuberibacillus sp. Marseille-P3662 DNA region contains:
- a CDS encoding response regulator transcription factor, with amino-acid sequence MSERILVVDDEISIVTLLEYNLNKAGYEVITATDGNMAFELARKETPDLILLDLMLPEIDGLDVCKQIRQEQQMIPIVMLTAKDGEFDKVLGLELGADDYIAKPFSPREVVARVKAVLRRVSQGAGEGIHPEDRIIIGDLVIYTERYEAYFRGEELELTLKQFELLVYLMKHEGRVLSRERLMNAVWDYDFVGDTRIVDVHVSHLRDKIEKNSRTPNYIKTIRGLGYKFEAPQ; translated from the coding sequence ATGAGTGAAAGAATTTTAGTTGTAGATGATGAAATCTCAATTGTCACATTGCTTGAATATAATTTGAATAAAGCCGGATACGAGGTAATCACGGCAACGGACGGGAATATGGCATTTGAATTGGCAAGAAAAGAAACCCCCGATTTAATCCTCCTCGATCTCATGCTTCCAGAGATAGACGGGTTAGATGTCTGCAAGCAAATCCGGCAAGAGCAACAGATGATTCCCATCGTGATGTTAACAGCTAAAGATGGTGAATTTGATAAGGTTCTCGGTCTTGAACTGGGTGCGGATGATTATATAGCTAAACCGTTCAGTCCAAGAGAAGTTGTGGCTCGCGTTAAAGCTGTGCTTAGGCGAGTTTCTCAAGGAGCCGGTGAAGGCATTCATCCTGAAGACCGCATCATCATTGGAGACTTGGTTATCTACACGGAGAGGTATGAAGCTTATTTCCGGGGAGAAGAACTTGAATTGACATTGAAACAGTTTGAGTTACTCGTCTACTTGATGAAACATGAAGGACGGGTCCTATCAAGAGAACGCTTGATGAATGCCGTTTGGGATTATGACTTCGTTGGTGATACAAGAATTGTTGATGTTCATGTCAGTCATTTGCGAGATAAAATTGAAAAGAATTCGAGAACGCCCAACTATATTAAAACCATCCGTGGTCTGGGATATAAGTTCGAAGCACCGCAATAA
- a CDS encoding ArsR/SmtB family transcription factor, with protein MPHDRCDVFCYDEHKVNRLKAELTHINESTVVNIFKALADETRIKIAYALCIETELCVCDVANTIGCTTATASHHLRLLRNIGLATSRKEGKLVFYSLGNQHVKQLILQAFTTQEEGVNPIGTNG; from the coding sequence ATGCCTCACGATCGCTGTGACGTGTTTTGTTACGATGAACATAAGGTGAACCGGTTAAAGGCCGAATTAACCCATATCAATGAAAGTACAGTGGTGAATATTTTTAAGGCATTGGCTGATGAGACCCGAATTAAGATTGCTTATGCCCTTTGTATCGAAACAGAACTGTGTGTCTGTGATGTTGCCAACACCATTGGCTGTACAACGGCCACGGCATCTCATCATCTTCGTTTATTGCGAAACATCGGCCTTGCTACTTCTCGTAAAGAGGGGAAACTGGTGTTCTATTCACTTGGAAATCAGCACGTCAAACAATTAATTCTACAAGCCTTTACAACCCAGGAGGAGGGGGTGAACCCCATTGGAACAAACGGTTGA